TCTTACCAGCATATGTTCGGCCAGCCATCCCTCGCGACGAGCGATGACGGATCCAAGACGCAGCGCGAAGCATTTCTTGCCGAGCAAACTGTTGCCTCCATAGCCACTGCCTgaaataccaaataaaataatttagcctTAGAAAAGGAACTCCCTTTTTCAAGTGTTTTATGCTCCTACTCAATGATTTTGTAGTATAAATGCAAAATCAGTTCTTTATTAGGTAGATCACAGCAtgtagtgtattttattttttaacttagttACTTCGCGgtcttttttaatacaatttggcCAAATATAAACAGCAATGTTTCAAACTTTGCTATAGTTttcactagatggcgctacctGTATCAAATTGTactaatttcaaaatatctttaaagtTTACAACTAATTATCAGGGTTTAAACGGAAAGTTAGTagttttaatcgtttttttatgtttttttaagcattaaaatacctaaaatacgttttttacgACATTGTTTTACGTAATGATAgcgtaattttaaaaacatattaccGTAGCTAACAATCTCGTTGTCAGCTGGTTTGTGCAGGATGATGGTCCTCGGTGGGTCACAGGGCCAGCCCTGGATGCCACCAGTACCGACCGCATGCAGACACCTCACAAACTGCTCATCTTGACGCAAAGCCTCCAACACTTTAGCACCTGAAAGCAAAGAAGTCTATTGTATTTCTATCTCGCTTTGAATGACGTCACGGATCGAAAGTTTAAAGATTTTGTAGGTGTAGGTCGGggtttgtttattatgttaatcTAGCGAGAGGCGAGACAAAGACAGTTTCAGGTTATACTTCGGAAAATATAGTTGTGTAGATTATTCgcagagaaaaaatattttttattgaattaagtgacgaaaataataaaagcaagcCAGGTATAATTTGAGGTCTTATTCGATTTGTAAAAGTCCTAATATTTAGAATGTGTGAATTAAATGCTtcaatgttttagtttaaactGGAGACTAGATTTACTAAAGGCAGCCTAATAAATTTTCCTAAAGCAATTTTCAGGCTTCATTCAACACTCAATTGAAATGGCGGACAACACCATAAATCACAGCATTATAACATAACTACAACTCATAATTTATTGACCGAAAATCTCGGTCTTTCATTTGTcaaaatagcaacaaaaaaatacgcgCCCCATTATTGGCGGGTTCTGTCTAAGTGAGATATGATTGGTTATCACTCTCCTCTCCCAGTCGAGAAAAGTCGTACCTGCGTGAAATGGCGGGACAAGCCGCCATTATgcaaaacattgaaaataaattaccagTCGTAATAAACATCTGTTAGGGTTAAGTCGAAAAAAGGAGGTTATATTGTAATTGACAAGTACAATAAACTTTTAAGtgtattaattgaatattttcgaGTAAATTCCGTGATTTAGTATTCTCGTTGTGGGATAGTTTAAAATTGCGCGCCGAAAAGTGCATGTAGATGTCGTTGCAGTTGTGTTGTGTTAAATTGATAGGGCGTCTGCCGCGCGGCAGTGAGTGTCGTGAAGCGTTCCAAACATGGCTTGCACCGAGGAGACGCCTGAGGAAATTAACGTAGATGTGTTAATCTCTGAGATTAAAAAACGTCCCGTGCTGTACAATAAGAATGCTGGGGAAATCTCGAAAGAGGCGAAGAGCGTGTTGTGGTGTGAAATAGGCCAGGCGCTGTTCAAACGCTGGAACGTgtacaaatttaatataaaattggaAAGAGGtacgttttttaaattttatcttcatccttactttcttttttttaagttaaattttataaagctcattaaaatatgttcaaaatagatatagatttgcTTTTGCGATATATTGTGTATGTTAAGGCTGGCGCGCTGTGCGAATTTTTGACATGGGTTCGAATCCCAATTTCATTGCAGGTCATATAgcgatttgattttgatttccaTTCGTTTGCAAATACAGTGTCTATGTGCTCTGCCGATTCAATAAGTGATGTAGTGTGACCGGATACCGTCGTCAGAAAACTGATTGAGTTTGAGGAGCGACATCCTTCCCGCTAACACTCGTAGGCCTGACACCGCTGCGAAATTGTGCAAATGCAATATATGTGTTATTTCTTTCCAGTGCGAGAAGCCCAAGCCAAATGGAAGACGctaaaagaaatgtttattaaacatcGGTTGTCCCCCCGCTTGATGAACGCCGCTGGGAGAATCAAGAAGAAGTATAGATACTTCGAGAAAATGGAGTTCCTCGTACCGTTACTCgagaatgaaaataataacgaTATAGCCACCATATCGTCTACTGCAGCGGTTGCCGGGCAGCTGGCCAACCTGCCTTCCACATCTTCGGCCGGCATGGAACCCCCTGTGGCCGTGCCTGGCTCCTCTGATGCTGTCAACGACAACCCAGGCAGCCTTCCGAACCCCAACGGCAATCAGCTTCAACCAGTTAGCGTTCAGCTTCCAGACGGCGACCAGCTGGATCTGACCAGCAACCCGTTCAATCCAAATGAAATGGACGACATCTCATATTTCTCGCTGATGCTGGTGTCGATGATGCGAAAACTTACTGAGGAACGTAAATATTACGCTCAGACAGAAATACTCCGCATCATGCGGCAGGCCCACTGGCTTGGGCAAATCCCACCGGATGACGATATGGAGGACGTTGCGCCCCTGCGTCCACCGTCGCCTGGTGGCGGATTTCAGCCAGTGCGCATACCAGCTCTGCTGGAGCGGAATGAAGGCGATATCGAAATGCCTAACGCGGCTCCAGCTCCGCGGGATGAGCCCCAGCCGGGCCCGTCCCGCATCAACGATGACGCGCCCCTGGCAGGCCACCCTTTCAACCGGGCCCAACGAGCTATCACTATCCTACATAGCGAGCTTGTACACCCCGATCCCGATTCCGACTAAATTCAAAACAGTATAATACTaacttattctattctatttaagTGTTACGTGAAAAATTGCCGTGTTTAGAACACTGGACGATTACGTATTTAACTATCCTATAATCTATATATTTCGAATTGTATTTTGACTTGTGTAGTCTAGAAAGTGATCTCTGTATTTAAGTCCCTACGAGGGCAGtgaaattctttaaattattaaacatataCTCATAGCACAGCCTGTTGTTTTACTTTTGAAACCTAACGATTTGTCTTACTTCGACAGATCGTGTGACAACATAGTTTGATTTACAACACCATCAAAAAAGACcttgaaatataaaacacaaattcaaCTGCGACGACTCCCCTCAATTTATTCGCGAGTAGGTCGGGAACGCAAAACGGGCCAATACCCCTGACCTTGCCACACTTACAATCAAACGACACTTGTGGCTCAATAAATTCTGGTGTCACTTACAAAATGGCGTAGTTTGGGCATTGTTGCTAGGTACTTACCCATTCTGGTCATGACGCGCATCGAGTACACGACGTAAGGGGAGTCTGTGATCTCCACACCGATCTTTGATAGCGGAGAGCCAACAGGGCCCATGGAGAATGGGATCACGTACATGGTGCGACCTGGGGACAAATCAaggataaataattatgagCTTTAGGTTAGGACCATTAGAGGAAGGGAGAATCAGCATAGTTTGGCGATAGTTTTAGACAAATTTGGACAGTGAAATAAGTGGCTTAAAGATacgaaaaacataattaaatattgtttttaatatagtaCAGTTGTGGTAGATCAAAAACATTGCGCAAaactcataaaatttaaatcaaaagctTTCTTGTGAGAATCTTATTaggtttacaaaataaaataaattcgacTAAAATTTATGCCACTTAAATGAATTGAAGCCAACTTGAGTCTGGAGTGGATTTCAAAAGATGTTGCTagggcaatatttattattacagagCCCTTCAATTTGGCATGTCTCCCATAGTTACAACTCACAAGGGCAGGTTTATTGAAACAAATCTCTATTCAAAACAGCAGATATAATGTACCAATCTCCCTATTCTATTAAAACCAGCTCTGATCCACAAAGGGTGCCGTCAAATTAATAgggatttacaaaaaaaaaactgcgtaGTAACAAGAAATTTACGAAAATGGACCTTAATGGTAGGTAATAAGGATGTTGAAGTTTAAATAACATGCTGTTTGGTTTTTAATACTAGCGTCTGCCCAGGTTCCCGCTGTTTTGTTTGATGGTCAAGCCGGGCCTGGCCGTGATTGGTCCGTCGTGCGACAGACATATTGATTTAAACTTTCAAAGGGTTTTGGTACttgcaataattaaaaagcgTTTTGAAATGCAGTCTGCTATAACTGAGAATTTGattgtttatgaattttatttagctTGATTACTTGAaaactgatttttgttttttcggaAAATCTTTGAAACGTTTGTAGGTACTTCTTTTGCTTAGATTTTGTTAGAAGGTAAGAAATCAGATTCAAGCTACTAACTTTGTTATTATGGATCTCAAATAAAGGAGATCATTTTTATCTTTAGGAAATTAAGAAGATTATCTGATTTCTCCTAGCATGTAACTCATCAAGTCGTTTCTCTATCAAAACTGAGAAAAACCTTATTACAAGTACAAGTACTACCTAAAAGCGACTACTCCCTCAAATTAGCTGGcaaaacaaacatcaaactACCAAATCAAAGCAATTTTAAACTACGCAATATTTGCACGCAGCCCCTTTGATGAACGCAGAGGATATTAAATAAACGTACTCCCACAAATTGCTCTGTACGAACGGTTGGGGGCCCAGACATGATGTGTAGCGACATCTATCGATTTATATAGTAGTCTGTCATTATTGATTACAACGTCCAACGGGGTATTAAAACATTTGTGGTTATAGTGAAAGCGAACCGTCGCTTCTGTATTGCGCTGTCTTGCTTTTACAGTTacaatacttataattaaacgTTTAGTACGTAGATAGGAACACAaatacaatctatactaatatataaagctgaagagtttgtttgatcgcgctaatctcaggaactactggttcaaaatgaaaattttgtgttgaatagaccattcatcgaggaaggctataggctatataacatcatgctgcgacttataggagcgaagatacaatggaaaatgtggaaaaacgggGAAATTTATTCATccttgagggcttccgttcaaaaatttctaacttatatcttctaaccacgcgggcgaaattacgggcaacagctagttctagaTAAAAACACACACATGAACTGTGaaggtacaataaaattaatccattgagtaattttaaaaggaaatttgaCCGATTAATTAACCATTGAAAAAGTCattgttaaattgtaataaGTACCTCTTTGTTCTTGCAAAGAATAGCTAGTgtgtgttttgtattgttttcagACATGTTGGTTTTATTTCTAATGCTTCTTAACACGTGACTGATTAGATTGTTTGGTTTGGAGTTGCTGAATTTATTCATGTTTCAATGTTGGgacatgtaaaatattttgatcatgtTTCTTGGAGTTCGTTTCTTTCTggtttttaaagttatgtgGGCGCTTTTGAAAATCGTAGATGTATAGCGAACTATAAAATAAGATCTAATAAGGAAGGGTCAGTAAAATATTGAGACCCCTTTAATATCAACACAAGACGAGAAATAAACTGAAGAAATGACTTCTCATTTAATGAAATAGTTACTCAGTAGGTCATGAGACTTCTTGCCAAAATTGTAATTCTGTTAATTTCTGTTTagcctaattttatttttcagagtcATAATAAAGGAATGACTAACTAtttgaaactgattttaattagaATGTCAAAACAATGCCAATGTCAATTTGTTTATCTACAAATGAAACAATTGATCTGGTTTTAATtaggaaaatattgaatttggaATTCCACTAATTTAGGTAATGATAGTTCTATACCTCAACAGAGGTTTCAAAATGTTTCGTTTTAAAATCGTTTTCGCTCTGAAAATGCCTTGGTTTCACGATGtgacaacaattttattaatattatttattgattactatcaaattgttttgtatcGAAATATCAATTTGATAGCAATTTTTGATTTGGTTTTTTCTTGCTCTTCTAACAGATGTGATACATCAAGACTTCATCCTCCCAAATCTATTATCCCTTACACCAACTACGAAATAGAAAAGGACACCTATATTCACCTCTCATGCATCCAGGGAACCTCTCAGTGATGGCCTTGTCATAGTCAGCAGCCGCGATGTAGTTCCCGAGGGCTGACTTCTGTCCGGCGCGGGCGATGGGGACCACGTCCCTCTCCTTGTCAGAGCAGATGAAGGTCCGGGACTCCACGCGAGCTACGTCTGCCGGGTCCGTGCGGGCTAGCCAGCTGAGGGGAGAATGTGATATTAGGAACTGTTGGAATGATTCTTTAttttggagtatttttttttttggcaagaTTTTAAGTTATGTCCTTTCGGCCAGTCTTTTGAGAAGAAAGAACACCAGGGTTTATAGGCGAGCTTTTGTCCAGTTGTCAGAGAGTAGAAACAAACTAAATTTCATAAAGACAggattttgttaattagttcTTTGGATATCGAGGCACAATGATCCAGGAACAAATTTCGGTGATGTTCAGGTATGAAtgcgtaaaatattataaagttttttttgccaaaaaataatattggaaaaGACGTCATTGAAAAAAAAGCTATGTGTAAGTTTGTGCacttatgataataaaaattaaacaagtttcTATTGTACATTGCTCTGAAACATAGAAAGAGCGGAATCACAAGCTAATTcttaactaaaaaaacaaagtccATTACTTACCAGTTGTCGTACTTGGGCAGACGCTTGAGGGTGCCCTGCTGCTGCATGATGTGCAGCAGAGCAGAAGCCTCCGCCTCGGAGCCGTCACACACGTGCACATGCTCCGGCTGGCAGAGAGCCACGCTGCGCTCCACGAACGCTCGGACCTGGAGAAAGGAGAAGAAAAGAGACTTAAAGACTTGAAGAGAAATATAGAGTATTTATTAGTAACCCAGCTATTGCTAGCAGCTCCGCCAGATACAAGTCGAAATCATCCCATTCCTACGGGAACCCACGGGAACATAATCTCGGGATAAAACCTGTCCGTTAATCCAGTTTGTAAACTGCCTATGTAACAAATTTTGCCTAAATCCGTTCagaggtttttgcgtgaaacagtAACGAACATCGAGCCatgcttacaaactttcgcgtttataatatttgtaggatgTACGATTTTCAACGCCTAAGAACATGAAATGTTAAGATGTAACTCGGATTCTTAGTTAAAAGGTTAAAGGGCTCCTTTTAAGGAGAGAAGGAATAGAGCTACTGTCACATCTAGTTACAGAAAGCAATAACAGCCCAGGCCAAGTTGTTAGCTAAGTTATTAATAATGAGAATACATTGTAGACTGTACTATATCAGACTCGCATTAGGTATCGGGTGGATTAATTCTCCAATTACTTAGAGAAACAATTTGTAAATGAAGTGCAGGTACGTTCCTTTCAATAGCTTTTAGTTTTAGTAGAGCATTTTGTCTCTTTGTTTGAATTCCGCAAAATGAGAGCATTAAGAAACAAGATATAAGTACCTGTACCGTaattgatattgtttatttaaccaATTAATTCGtagaaaaaagttatttaattacaatagaGGAAACAATGTACttaaagatatatatatatatatatatatatatatatatactatatagatatatatactTCCTAGTAATTGTTGAAGTGACATAAATTTTATCTCCaatgttttttacaaatttccGAAGCAACATTTACTTAGTGAAGGTTTTTAAAACGACTAATATTCtaagaactaaattaattactcaGTTTTCTGCAATTCTAGACAAAGGGAAAACTTtattgaagtttgtttgttttaaagttatttgttctTTGTCTATGGAAAGTCGTAATTAAATTATGGTAAGGTTTCTCGTGCCATTTATAACTGCAATTTCATTGCAATAGAGGCGGAAGTTTTATTATAACGATATAATTATAGTAAGATCTGTAATCTtcctctatttaaaaaaaaaatctttgtaccaattaacaatattttttttataatttaatctttgaagAATATCTTTGGAACCTATATATTAGGTTTCCTAGAGATTTCGCCTCGGAATGCTGAATGACCACAAtgtcatcattttttttatttagcccacTGTGCCCCACtcctgggcaaaggcctcctccaaatccttccacgattctctgttctagGCCTCATGTAACCAGCCCGCACGGTAAGTGTTAAGATCGTCACGCCACCGCTTACTGGGCCTCCCAATTTTAATCATACTGAGATGAAATGCGATATTCATAAAAGtcaaaaagtaatttagttCCACCTTCTTCAAATTCCCAAGATCTTTGTATCCTGATCTTCTCTTACCTTGGGCGTCAAGGTAGCCAGTTGAGGAGTGGGTGCGGTGGCACCACGGAGTGCCGTCTGGTGGGCCGCGCGGCCGCATGCCAGCGCCACTTGAGCATACCTAGAAACAAGGGAAAATATTACATCAGACTTTATattgctaataaaaaaatatgtaccagATAAAAAGAGGTGTTTGAAGACGCATATTTTTGGAATAGCATAATATATATTGggtttttacaatgtttttggaTTGACGGAATGTTatgaagaaagaagaagaataataaaataggtgGTGAAAAAGAAACTATGTtcaaatactgtatttttaggACAACCTCTTTGAATTTTGCTAATTGTTTTAGGATCAATTACCAAAGTGATTGCAGACATTTGAATAGCAGTATTCCAAATGGATTGACGTAAGTATAAAATGACTTGACAAGGTGGCAtggatgacaaaaaaaaaaaattacaactgtcaCAGTTAGCGAGAATCACTGTCAACGATGCTTATTAATAAACCGATTGAGTGTAGCAACACGTTGATTTAGGCATTAGGCAGGTACATCAATGTTTATCAATTAATAGTTCAAACCTCTTTTGAGTTACTTTGAACCGGTCACAAATCTTGGCCATTATATCGAGGTTAATATTATCTATAGCTGCACTTTGTACTGTTACactatatttgttattaattatatacaTTGCACAATTAACGTTTGATAAACATTTGTAGGTATCATATTAGAAAtgaaatgttgaattttgagtTAGATTTCTGACGGAAAACCGAATTCTTTATTGCTTTTAGGTGATcgacatttaattaaacttccaTCTGGCATTTTACTGGGTTAGAATAAATCGTAAAATACCTTATAGGAATTCAAGAAATATTCGTTAAAAAAAGGAGCAttgttttgcaataatatttgaaatatttccttTCAAGGCGTTTACAGGGAAAAAGTTAATGAGGAAAAGgagttaaacttaaaaatagattaacTTGACTGTCAATGTAAGAGGAAGCCAAGAAAAAGAGTTTGTTACGTGGCTCAACCCAAAATAACCTTAACAATATTGTGTTTGAAACAGTTTAGTAAGTTTTTGTCAGGCATCTCAAAAATGCGTTACGTATAACTTGATTAAACAGACTTATTACTCAAGAAACCAGGCAATAATATAGCCGCATTGAACTCAGACGGTTTTTGCGTTTTTGAAAACTTATAAAATCAGGGAACCAAGATTATGCTGACGTTTGTCCCGTGGTAGATTAGAAAAGGCAGAAATTGTGTTTGCTTCAGCCAAAGTACCTCTAGTCTCTACTTAGCCgtcttcttttaaaaaacgtTAAAAGAAATAGAACATAATGTACCTAAAAGAAAAgattatttcttaagaaatctctaccGGGAGACCCGCGAAAGCAAAAGCGGTTAGTTAATTCTTTCCGACTTTAGTATAACTAAAACATCGTTACGGGGacgaaaataacattattattgctCTAGTGTGGGGAAAATCAATACTTTTCTCAACATTTCCCCCAATCAAACAGCCCTTGTTACAAGTTGTTAgtacaattgaatatttttatcgttaTAATTAGTGAATACGACGGAAGTACGTGTGTCGGGTAATCGGAGAGGATGCTAAACAATGGTGTTATGACAAGACAACGGTAATATCCGATTATACGATTCCGTTCTTAGTTTCAACAATGCTTAGTACAATTTTGCTTGAGGATAGAAATTTGAAACTAAACATGGCGGAATTGATACAATGATATTAGTTTTTAAGCCGCTATTGGTTTTTTATCGTGTTGCCAAGgtagggttgaggaggtcagataggcagtcgctccttctaACATTGGGACTTATCTggatctggttagactggaagccgacttcAACTTAGTTGAAAAAAGGTTAGGTTGAGAGAATTGAGTTTTATGCTGCTTAGAAAGGATTTTAGTAGAGggttttttgaaatattttaggcACTTGCGCAACGCgcgttttataaaaaagaatattagtTTCTTCTAAAACtggaattattttgtttttcagttaaAGTTAAGTTTATTCTGTTGAGTTTaagatatttaacaaataagGAGAGTAAGTAATATCAGCATTTAAGTATCCGAGCGTTGGCGAGCAAATAGATAGTATAAACCAATAAATTTTCAGTTTAGGTAATCAAATTTTATGAGCTTTCCTGACGATGTATTCTTTgtcaaagaaaagaaaactagAATTGATTTTGTGGATTCTAAACAATTACGAAAGACTGAAGTTTCTCTTTTAGCTGGGATTTTCCATTCGACTAACGCAACCTTATTTACAGGGtcaa
The genomic region above belongs to Trichoplusia ni isolate ovarian cell line Hi5 chromosome 5, tn1, whole genome shotgun sequence and contains:
- the LOC113494266 gene encoding uncharacterized protein LOC113494266, whose amino-acid sequence is MACTEETPEEINVDVLISEIKKRPVLYNKNAGEISKEAKSVLWCEIGQALFKRWNVYKFNIKLERVREAQAKWKTLKEMFIKHRLSPRLMNAAGRIKKKYRYFEKMEFLVPLLENENNNDIATISSTAAVAGQLANLPSTSSAGMEPPVAVPGSSDAVNDNPGSLPNPNGNQLQPVSVQLPDGDQLDLTSNPFNPNEMDDISYFSLMLVSMMRKLTEERKYYAQTEILRIMRQAHWLGQIPPDDDMEDVAPLRPPSPGGGFQPVRIPALLERNEGDIEMPNAAPAPRDEPQPGPSRINDDAPLAGHPFNRAQRAITILHSELVHPDPDSD